The Fodinibius saliphilus genome segment GTGCTCGATTTTTTCAACATGATGGACCGCCTCCTGCCTTTTAATATCTGTTAGCACCTTTTTAAAAGCAGCCATCAAATCAAACATTGTTACATCCTGGAGGGCCTCACCGCTTGCTTGCTTCTCAACCTGATCGACTTCATGATAACCACGAAAGCGCTTTTTCTGTGCTTCCTCTTCAATATTTTCCATTTTGGAAGCCATCTCTTTATAGCGCTTATACTCCAATAGCTGTTGTACAAGCTCGTAACGTGGATCGTGCTCATCCAGCTCATCCCCACTTTCTTCCTGAGGCAGCATCATCTTCGCCTTGATCGACATAAGCATGCTTGCCATCAGTATAAATTCGCTGGCTACATCCAGATCCAGCTCCTCCATCAGGGTAATATATTCTAAAAACTGGTTGGTAATATAGGAGATAGGTATATCGTAGATATCGAGCTCATCTCTTTTGATAAAGAAAAGCAATAGATCCAGTGGACCTTCAAAATTTTTGAGTTGAACGCGATACATATAATAATTATCTAACTATAATGAGTTGTCGCAAATATAAGCTGTTATGCCCCAAAAAAGTAAATATTTCCCGCATTTACTATAAAAGTTTAATACTTATGATTATTAGCAACTAAATCTTTATACTCTGCTAACAAACTGGTAAAGATTTTATACATGGACTATTCTGACTTAGTAAATGCACTGCAAGAGAACGACACGAAAAAAGCGAATGAGCTCATTACAGCTCTTCGCCCTCGCCTTATTGCTTTTTTACGCATTCATATGAATGCTACACAAGCAGATGCTGAAGATTGTGCTCAAGATGCGCTCTTAAATTCTATTGAAATCATCAACGAAGACCGAATTGAAAAACCCGAACAGGTTGTTTCTTATATTCTTTCTACCTGTAGAAATACATACCTGAAGATGCAAAAGAAGAAACGTCCGGAAGCTGTTGAAGATATTTCCACAAGAAACCAACAAGACCCGCGTCAACTCCAGTCATTGCTGGATAAAGAACAGAAGAGGTTACTTAAGTTGTGTATGGAACAACTAAAGGAAAAATACCAGACATTCATGCAGTATTGGTTTGACCACCCCGATGCCCAGGCAAAAAAAGTAGCAAACCACTTTGATATCAGTGTGAGTAATACCTGGACTCGTAAACATCGTATCATTAAAAAGTTAAATGAGTGCTATACCAAAAAAAGCAAATTATAATGTAAGGATTTGACTTCCCGAGGGTCTTACCTAACAGACCCTTGACACTAAATTGCTTATAAAGCAATTCAAGCGCGAAATAAACCTTTTTTCATGAACAATATTTCAAGAGACATAGAACTGGAAAAGCAAATAGATGCCTATGTAAAAGGAAAGCTCACTGAAGAGCAGGTAGAAGCCTTATGGGAAAAACTTCTGTTGCGTCCAGACTATATTAAACTGTTAGAAACTGAATTAGGTGTACAATCGATTCTAGAAGAAACCTCTTCTGATGATGAGAGCTCAACGGAAGTAAATGACAAAGATACCATTTATTCCTTCAAGCAATCATGGAAGTGGATTGCTGCTGCAGCCTCAGTTGCAATTTTAGTGGTAGCTATTAATTTTTTGCAACAGGATACGAGTCAATCAATCCAAGAGATGGCTTTAAAGAATATAGATGTTTCTACAAATATTTCTTCTGCTCCTGTTCTGCGATCACAAAAAGCCACTATCGCTCCAGCCGATTCACTATTAAATCGAGGATTTCAAGCAACAATTTCCGGTAATGTAAAAGAAGCAATGCAATTCTATGAGAAAATTATCACCCAGTATCCTGATGAAACAGCTGCTGTAAAAGCTTATCTCAACAAGGGTATTATTCAATACAATTCCGGAGAATTTAAGTCTTCAATCAGTTCCTTTGTGGAAGTTGTCGAAAATGTAGAGGAAAATCCGGTTACCGAAGAGAAAGCATATTGGTATATGGGCAATGCCTATATCAATTTGGAGAAACTTTCAAAAGCGCGAGAAGCTATTCATACCGCTTATTCTATGGATGGGATCTATCGAAAACCGGCCTACCGTATCTTGCGAAAACTGGACCATGAGCTTGGCAATGTCGATTTCGATGATTTTGACCAGCAAATGAAAGAAGGATAAACTGGCTTCGATACTTTGCAAATAATGAGTTAATTTTGCCTGTTGGAATACGTCCTTAACTCATTAGGTTTACTATTTTGCAAAACCCTCTATTAGATGCTTCCGATAGCGACAGAGATTTTGAGCAAAACCTCCGCCCTACTCGTATAAGCGAGTTTATAGGACAAAAAAAGGTTGTTCGAAATCTTTCTGTATTTATACAAGCTGCCCAAAAACGAGACGAGGCACTAGACCATGTAATTCTCTCGGGACCTCCGGGACTTGGAAAAACTACTCTGGCCCATATCATCGCAAACGAGATGGGGGTTCAAATAAAGCCTACTACCGGTCCTGTACTTGAAAAGCCGGGCGATTTGGCAGGCATGCTTACTAATCTCGAAGAAGGAGATGTGCTTTTTATCGATGAGATCCACCGACTTAACCCGGTTGTAGAAGAGTACCTTTATTCCGCGATGGAAGACTACAAGCTAGATATTGTTATTGACTCGGGGCCGAATGCCCGAAGTATACAGATTGAACTAAACCGGTTTACACTAGTAGGGGCCACCACTCGCAAGGGACTGCTAACCGCACCGCTACGAGCTCGTTTTGGTATTGACATGAGACTGGATTATTATGACGTGGAGCTGTTACAACGTATTGCTCTACGTACAGCAGCAATTCTGAATATGGGTATTACTGACACCGGGGCCCACGAAATAGCGCGCCGTAGCCGAGGCACACCACGTATTGTAAACAAACTTCTTCGGCGTACTCGCGACTTTGCCCAAGTTGAAAATATGGACACCATCAACGATGCTATTGCCGATAAAGCTCTGAATGCTCTTGATGTAGATCAAAATGGTTTTGACGAAATGGATATCCGCATACTCAAAGCTATTATCGAAAATTATGATGGGGGGCCGGTAGGGCTGGGTACTCTTGGTGTTGCTGTTGGCGAAGACAAGGGGACTATTGAAGAGGTCTATGAACCCTACCTTATTAAAGAAGGATTCTTGCAACGTACTCCCAAAGGGCGTATTACTACCCGTAAAGCGTTTGAATATTTGGGTGTAACTCCTCCTGAAGAAGAAAATGAATAGCGTATTTAGCAGCGGCGTTGTGTTTTTATAAATCCAAACAACGCCATCATCCGGTTCTTATGAGTTATTAAAAGTGCTCTATTAATTCTAATGGCAATTTATCTGCAACATTAAAGAGTTTTTTGTAGCTTCAAGGGCTTTATAACTGACAACCTTTTCACGAATTTTGTATTAATAATGAAGAACCTCTTTACCTCTGAATCTGTCTCTGAGGGACATCCTGATAAAGTTGCTGATCAAATTTCTGACTCTATTCTTGATGCCATGCTTTCGCAGGATCCCGAATCTAGAGTAGCAGTAGAAACATTAGTAACAACCGGACTTGCAGTAATCTCCGGCGAAGTTACTACTGACGCTTATGTAGATGTACAAGAGATAGCCCGACAAGTCATACGCGACATTGGATATACGAAAAACTCATACCGGTTTGATTCGGAGTCTTGTGGTGTTTTAACCACAATCCACCAACAAAGTCCTGATATTGCTCAAGGAGTGGATGAAGGAGATGACAAGAAAATGGGTGCCGGTGATCAGGGAATGATGTTCGGCTATGCTACAACAGAAACCGATACCTATATGCCAATGAGCCTGCAGTATTCCCACGATCTGCTGCGCAAACTCGCTCACATTCGTAAAAACACGACCCTTCTACCATATCTGGCACCCGACAGTAAAAGCCAGGTTACGGTTGAATATGATGAAAATGGTGACCCCAAGCGTATTGATACCATCGTTATTTCTACGCAACATGATGAAGATGTTTCTCAACCCCAAATCAAACAGGACTTAAAGAAACATCTTATTCCAGAAGTAATTTCTGAAGAACTAATGGATCCAGAAACAATTCTGCATGTTAACCCTACAGGTAAATTTGTAATTGGCGGCCCACATGGCGACACCGGCCTTACAGGTCGTAAGATCATTGTTGATACCTACGGTGGACGAGGAGGTCACGGTGGAGGTGCTTTTTCCGGAAAAGATCCTTCTAAGGTAGACCGCAGTGCAGCATATGCATCACGGCATATCGCAAAAAATATTGTAGGTGCCGGTCTTGCTGATGAATGCTTGGTACAGCTGGCCTACGCTATTGGCATTGCAGAACCGGTTTCTGTGAATGTTGATACCTATGGTACGGGCAAAGTTGAAGATATTAAATTGGCTGATGCCATTAAGAAAACATTTGACCTAACCCCAAGTGGCATCATAAGTAGATTTGATTTGCTGCGTCCCATTTATTCAAAAACAGCAGCATACGGGCACTTTGGACGCGAAGAGTTTCCGTGGGAAAAGCTGGATTATACCGACAAGATCCAAAATGCTCTTTAATCCTTTTCAGACAATAAAAAAGGAGTCATCTCCAAACGGGATGACTCCTTTTCTTTTTTAAGACTAAAATCTTGTTAGCCGTCCAATAACTCTTTGACAGTATCTTTCGCTTCATCCATCAGCCCTTGTTTAATTGCTTCTTTAGTAGCTTCTTCAAGAATCGGTTTAAGAATCTGTTCCACGACCTGCTCCATTGTATCATTTCCTTCTTTTCCGATGCCTTCAATTTCAATTTTAGAAAAAGCACCCTGAACTGATTTTTCTTCACCTATATCTGTTGTTAATGTTAACCGGCCATCTTCTATCAAAAGGTGATCAACAATTACGTTTGTATCTGAAGAGGAGTCCCCTCCCAACTCATCACTTAACGCATTGAGATTACTACCGATTACCTTTTGTTCAAAATAAAGTTCTGGGTTTTCAATACGAATTTCTTTAACCCTCACCGTTTCTGAAAAAAGCGAATAAGGGTCAATTTCCAACGTTATTTGCTGCAACTTAACAGCAGGGTTTTCACTAAATCCCTCTGGATTATGAATGGTAATACCCTTGATTGAACCCTTCCCATTTAATATTGAAATGGTCACATCCTCTACCTCTACAGATGTATCTAACATTTCTG includes the following:
- a CDS encoding segregation and condensation protein A, producing MYRVQLKNFEGPLDLLLFFIKRDELDIYDIPISYITNQFLEYITLMEELDLDVASEFILMASMLMSIKAKMMLPQEESGDELDEHDPRYELVQQLLEYKRYKEMASKMENIEEEAQKKRFRGYHEVDQVEKQASGEALQDVTMFDLMAAFKKVLTDIKRQEAVHHVEKIEHSIEDQTEYVLERLQQKGRTSFYDFCMELQTRAKIVVTFLAVLEMLKERQINLYVDDDPTSFYLDLKPVDEIIGTS
- a CDS encoding RNA polymerase sigma factor, whose amino-acid sequence is MDYSDLVNALQENDTKKANELITALRPRLIAFLRIHMNATQADAEDCAQDALLNSIEIINEDRIEKPEQVVSYILSTCRNTYLKMQKKKRPEAVEDISTRNQQDPRQLQSLLDKEQKRLLKLCMEQLKEKYQTFMQYWFDHPDAQAKKVANHFDISVSNTWTRKHRIIKKLNECYTKKSKL
- a CDS encoding tetratricopeptide repeat protein, which encodes MNNISRDIELEKQIDAYVKGKLTEEQVEALWEKLLLRPDYIKLLETELGVQSILEETSSDDESSTEVNDKDTIYSFKQSWKWIAAAASVAILVVAINFLQQDTSQSIQEMALKNIDVSTNISSAPVLRSQKATIAPADSLLNRGFQATISGNVKEAMQFYEKIITQYPDETAAVKAYLNKGIIQYNSGEFKSSISSFVEVVENVEENPVTEEKAYWYMGNAYINLEKLSKAREAIHTAYSMDGIYRKPAYRILRKLDHELGNVDFDDFDQQMKEG
- the ruvB gene encoding Holliday junction branch migration DNA helicase RuvB yields the protein MQNPLLDASDSDRDFEQNLRPTRISEFIGQKKVVRNLSVFIQAAQKRDEALDHVILSGPPGLGKTTLAHIIANEMGVQIKPTTGPVLEKPGDLAGMLTNLEEGDVLFIDEIHRLNPVVEEYLYSAMEDYKLDIVIDSGPNARSIQIELNRFTLVGATTRKGLLTAPLRARFGIDMRLDYYDVELLQRIALRTAAILNMGITDTGAHEIARRSRGTPRIVNKLLRRTRDFAQVENMDTINDAIADKALNALDVDQNGFDEMDIRILKAIIENYDGGPVGLGTLGVAVGEDKGTIEEVYEPYLIKEGFLQRTPKGRITTRKAFEYLGVTPPEEENE
- the metK gene encoding methionine adenosyltransferase, whose amino-acid sequence is MKNLFTSESVSEGHPDKVADQISDSILDAMLSQDPESRVAVETLVTTGLAVISGEVTTDAYVDVQEIARQVIRDIGYTKNSYRFDSESCGVLTTIHQQSPDIAQGVDEGDDKKMGAGDQGMMFGYATTETDTYMPMSLQYSHDLLRKLAHIRKNTTLLPYLAPDSKSQVTVEYDENGDPKRIDTIVISTQHDEDVSQPQIKQDLKKHLIPEVISEELMDPETILHVNPTGKFVIGGPHGDTGLTGRKIIVDTYGGRGGHGGGAFSGKDPSKVDRSAAYASRHIAKNIVGAGLADECLVQLAYAIGIAEPVSVNVDTYGTGKVEDIKLADAIKKTFDLTPSGIISRFDLLRPIYSKTAAYGHFGREEFPWEKLDYTDKIQNAL